The Onychomys torridus chromosome 4, mOncTor1.1, whole genome shotgun sequence genome includes a window with the following:
- the Slc2a10 gene encoding solute carrier family 2, facilitated glucose transporter member 10, with protein sequence MGHCPPVLLLCASVSLLGGLTFGYELAVISGALLPLQLDFGLSCLEQELLVGSLLLGALLASLVGGFLIDCYGRRRAILGSNVVLLAGSLILGLAGSLPWLLLGRSSIGFAISLSSMACCIYVSELVGPRQRGVLVSLYEVGITVGILFSYALNYVLAGSPWGWRHMFGWAAAPTLLQSLSLLLLPADAQGTAVHQDLIPLQAAEASKPGLGKPRYTFLDLFKTRDSMRSRTVVGLGLVLFQQLTGQPNVLYYASTIFSSVGFHGGSSAVLASVGLGTVKVAATLIATVLVDRAGRRALLLSGCALMALSVSGIGLVSFAVSLDSGPSCLATSNASRQMDLPQNSGLLKGSSLPPVLRTGGDHGQPVLSITERTKSHPVTTVFLGPALNAASPVPPGPILEHTLLCWSALVCLMVYVSAFSFGFGPVTWLVLSEIYPVEIRGRAFAFCSSFNWAASLFISLSFLDLIGAIGLAWTFLIYGLTAVLGLAFIYLLVPETKGQSLAEIEQQFQMNRFPLRLGHRQNPSGIQYHRLEVSSAS encoded by the exons GCCATTGCCCACCTGTCCTCCTGCTCTGtgcctctgtgtctctgctgGGTGGCCTGACCTTTGGCTATGAACTGGCAGTCATATCCGGTGCCCTGCTACCACTACAGCTGGACTTTGGGCTGAGTTGCCTGGAACAGGAGCTCCTGGTGGGCAGTCTGCTCTTGGGGGCACTCCTCGCTTCCCTGGTCGGGGGCTTCCTCATTGACTGCTATGGCAGGAGACGGGCCATCCTGGGGAGCAATGTGGTGCTGCTGGCTGGCAGCCTGATTCTGGGTCTGGCCGGCTCCCTACCCTGGCTGCTCCTGGGCCGCTCATCCATTGGCTTTGCCATCTCACTGtcttccatggcttgctgtatcTACGTCTCAGAGCTGGTGGGGCCGCGGCAGCGGGGTGTTCTGGTGTCCCTCTATGAGGTGGGCATCACTGTGGGCATCCTGTTCTCTTATGCCCTCAACTATGTGCTGGCTGGCAGCCCGTGGGGCTGGAGGCACATGTTTGGCTGGGCAGCTGCGCCCACTCTCCTGCAGTCGCTcagtctccttctcctccctgctGATGCACAGGGCACAGCAGTCCACCAAGACCTCATTCCACTCCAGGCAGCAGAGGCCAGCAAACCGGGCCTGGGGAAGCCACGGTACACCTTTCTAGACCTCTTCAAGACCCGGGACAGCATGCGGAGCCGGACTGTAGTAGGGTTGGGACTGGTGCTATTCCAGCAGCTAACAGGACAGCCCAATGTGCTATATTATGCCTCCACCATCTTCAGCTCTGTAGGcttccatggaggctcctcagctgtgCTGGCTTCTGTGGGGCTTGGTACTGTGAAGGTGGCTGCCACCCTGATCGCCACGGTGCTGGTGGACCGTGCAGGCCGTAGGGCCCTTCTACTTTCTGGATGTGCTCTCATGGCCTTGTCTGTCAGTGGCATAGGACTGGTCAGCTTTGCTGTGTCTCTGGACTCAGGCCCCAGTTGCCTGGCCACATCCAACGCCAGTCGGCAGATGGACCTGCCTCAAAACTCAGGTCTGCTTAAGGGTTCATCTCTACCACCAGTACTACGAACTGGTGGGGACCATGGACAACCAGTCCTGTCAATCACTGAGAGGACCAAGTCCCATCCAGTCACCACAGTGTTCCTGGGACCAGCTCTTAATGCCGCCTCCCCAGTTCCCCCAGGTCCCATCTTGGAGCACACTCTGCTATGCTGGTCTGCGCTGGTTTGCTTGATGGTCTATGTGAGTGCCTTCTCCTTTGGATTTGGACCAG TGACCTGGCTGGTCCTCAGTGAGATTTACCCAGTGGAGATCCGTGGGAGAGCTTTCGCCTTCTGTAGCAGCTTTAACTGGGCGGCCAGCCTCTTCATCAGCCTTTCCTTCCTCGACCTCATCG GTGCCATCGGCTTAGCCTGGACCTTCCTGATCTATGGGCTGACTGCTGTCCTTGGCCTGGCCTTCATCTACTTGCTTGTTCCTGAAACAAAAGGGCAGTCACTGGCTGAGATAGAGCAACAGTTTCAGATGAACAG GTTCCCTCTGCGCTTAGGCCACAGGCAGAACCCCAGTGGTATCCAGTACCACCGCCTGGAGGTCTCCTCGGCCTCCTGA